The genomic segment GGGCATCAGGGCATAGCGGCGACAAGTCAGAGCATCAAGGCATAGTGGCGACAAGGCGTGACGGCGGCTAACGATGCTGCTTGCCGGAATCGTTCTGCAAAGCCGTTTTGTACGCCAGCATCCGGTTGAGCGTAGCCAGCACTTGATCGTACTCTTCCTTCTTGCGCTCGATCTCTTTGATTTTGGATAAAACCCATTCGATCCCCTGCTGCGTAGTCGTCGTATTCGTATCCAGACCCTGCAAAATTTGCTTCAGCTCCGTCAGCGAACAACCGACGCTTTGAAATCTTTTGACCAGCGTCAGACGCTCGATCGCTTCGTCGGAATAATGACGATAATTGTTGTTGTCCCGCCGGAGGTGACGCTCGTCCAGCAGCCCTTCTTTTTCGTAATAACGAATGGTGTGAACCGATAACCCGATCCTGTCGGCGAGTTCCTGAATTTTCATTCGCGACGCTCCTTATGAACGGCTTGCCTTAGAGTCAACTCTATAGTTTACAGTAAAGCTGTGAATATCAAAAGCCGAAGGAGAGATCGAAATGCGAATTTTCGTCACGGGAGCAACGGGGTATATAGGTTCGGCCGTCGTCGGCGAGCTTATTGGTGCGGGCCATCAGGTCGTCGGCCTGACGCGTTCGGAGCGCGGCGCCGCAGCGCTTGCGGCAGCGGGAGCGGAGGCGCATGCGGGATCGCTCGATGACCTCGACAGCCTGAGGAGCGGCGCGGACGGCGCGGACGGCGTCATTCACCTGGCGTTCAGGCACGATTTTTCCGACTTTGCCGGCTCGCTTGGCATCGATCTCCGCGCCGTCGAAGCGATGGGCGCTGCGCTTAAGGGCTCGGGCAAGCCGCTCGTCATTACGGCGCACGCGAACGGGGAAGCGTCTGAGAATGCTGCGCTGGCGCTGGTCGAGCAAGACGTACGGGCATCGATCGTGTCGCTTGCCCCAACCGTGCACGGCGAGGGCGACAAGGGTTTTGTGCCGATAATGATCGATATCGCGCGCGAAAAAGGCGTGTCCGCCTACGTCGGCGACGGGACCAATCGCTGGCCGGCCGTACACCGTCTGGATGCGGCGTCTCTATTCCGCTTGGCGGCGGAGTCCGCTCCGGCAGGCTCGCGGCTGGACGGCGTGCACGACGAGGGCGTACCCTTCCGCGACATCGCAGGCGTCATCGGCAAGCATCTGAACCTGCCGACGGCCAGCATTTCGCGCGAAGAAGCCAGCGCCCACTTCGGCTTCCTCGGCATGCTGGCAGGACTCGACATCCCGCGGTCGAGCGCGCAGACGCAAGCGCTTCTAGGATGGCGTCCGGTACACGCCGCGCTCATTCCCGACCTCGAGGAAGGGCACTATTTTGCCAAGTAAATGTTTCGCCTCGCGTAATCTGCCAGAGACTCATGCAAAAGGCCCCTTGCGAAAGGGGTCTTTGTGCATGCTTGACACGCAACCCGTAAGTTGCTTATCATATGGCATATGAACGGCGACAGAGACAAGATATTCAAGGCGCTCGGGGATCCGACCCGGCGACTGATGTTGGACGAGCTGGCAGAACGCAAGGAGCAGACCTTGTACGAACTTACGGCGCGTCTTATCGTGAAGCATAATCTGGCCATTACGCGTCAGGCCATTGCGAAGCATCTTGCCGCATTGGAGGAGGCAGGGCTGGTACATTCGCAAAAAGAAGGGAAATTCCGAGTCATCTTGTTCGACAACGAACCGCTTAAACATTTACTGGAAGGATGGATCCAATGATGAAAATTATCGTAACCAGCTTATTCGTTCAAGATCAGGATCAAGCCTTGAAGTTCTATACGGAAACGCTGGGGTTTGTGAAAAAGCATGACGTGCCTACCGGGAAGTTCAGGTGGATCGCGGTCGTGTCCCCGGAAGATCAGGACGGCACCGAGCTTCTGCTCGAACCGAACGAGCATCCTGCCGCCAAAGAGTATCAAAAGAAGCTGGCGGCCGACGGTATCCCCGCGACGATGTTCGGCGTGGCCGATATTCAAGCGGAGTATAATCGGTTATCGGAAAGTGGCGTCAAGTTCACGATGAAGCCGACCAGTATGGGCGAATTCACGATCGCGGTCTTCGACGACACGTG from the Cohnella hashimotonis genome contains:
- a CDS encoding MerR family transcriptional regulator: MKIQELADRIGLSVHTIRYYEKEGLLDERHLRRDNNNYRHYSDEAIERLTLVKRFQSVGCSLTELKQILQGLDTNTTTTQQGIEWVLSKIKEIERKKEEYDQVLATLNRMLAYKTALQNDSGKQHR
- a CDS encoding SDR family oxidoreductase, which encodes MRIFVTGATGYIGSAVVGELIGAGHQVVGLTRSERGAAALAAAGAEAHAGSLDDLDSLRSGADGADGVIHLAFRHDFSDFAGSLGIDLRAVEAMGAALKGSGKPLVITAHANGEASENAALALVEQDVRASIVSLAPTVHGEGDKGFVPIMIDIAREKGVSAYVGDGTNRWPAVHRLDAASLFRLAAESAPAGSRLDGVHDEGVPFRDIAGVIGKHLNLPTASISREEASAHFGFLGMLAGLDIPRSSAQTQALLGWRPVHAALIPDLEEGHYFAK
- a CDS encoding ArsR/SmtB family transcription factor, producing MNGDRDKIFKALGDPTRRLMLDELAERKEQTLYELTARLIVKHNLAITRQAIAKHLAALEEAGLVHSQKEGKFRVILFDNEPLKHLLEGWIQ
- a CDS encoding VOC family protein, whose amino-acid sequence is MKIIVTSLFVQDQDQALKFYTETLGFVKKHDVPTGKFRWIAVVSPEDQDGTELLLEPNEHPAAKEYQKKLAADGIPATMFGVADIQAEYNRLSESGVKFTMKPTSMGEFTIAVFDDTCGNLIQMIQR